In a single window of the Acinetobacter sp. CS-2 genome:
- a CDS encoding neutral zinc metallopeptidase, giving the protein MRWKGRRISSNVEDRRGGGGAKAGGISILGLIVAFVAWKFFGVDPQQAYQATKQVTSQSQPAETRGLENPSPEQQEAMDFVGTVLADTEDTWSQVFQQQLNAQYAAPKLVMFNGIVDSGCGTAQSAMGPFYCPSDQKVYIDTAFFKDMRQQMGISGEQNSTELSRQDQAGDFAQAYVVAHEVGHHLQTLLGISAQVQKARAQSSEVQGNQLSVRQELQADCFAGIWAYHNQQRTQFLEQGDIEEAMDAAHKIGDDYLQKRATGQVVPDSFTHGSSQQRMKWFETGLKSGQINDCDTFNQAI; this is encoded by the coding sequence ATGCGCTGGAAAGGACGTCGAATCAGTAGCAATGTAGAAGACCGTCGTGGTGGTGGCGGAGCTAAAGCAGGTGGGATTAGTATCTTGGGGCTGATCGTCGCATTCGTGGCCTGGAAGTTTTTTGGAGTCGATCCTCAACAGGCTTATCAGGCCACCAAACAGGTCACTTCACAATCACAACCGGCTGAAACCAGAGGTTTGGAGAATCCAAGCCCGGAACAGCAGGAAGCCATGGATTTTGTCGGTACGGTATTGGCAGATACCGAAGATACCTGGAGCCAAGTGTTCCAGCAGCAGCTTAATGCGCAGTATGCCGCACCGAAACTGGTGATGTTTAATGGCATCGTGGATTCGGGCTGTGGTACCGCACAATCTGCCATGGGGCCTTTCTATTGTCCTTCAGATCAGAAAGTGTATATCGATACGGCTTTCTTTAAAGATATGCGTCAGCAAATGGGTATTTCCGGTGAGCAAAATAGCACGGAATTGTCCCGCCAGGATCAGGCCGGTGATTTTGCCCAGGCTTATGTGGTGGCTCATGAAGTGGGACATCATCTGCAAACGCTGTTAGGTATTTCGGCACAAGTGCAAAAGGCCCGTGCCCAATCGAGTGAAGTGCAAGGCAATCAGCTTTCTGTACGTCAGGAATTACAGGCAGACTGTTTTGCCGGGATTTGGGCGTATCATAACCAGCAACGTACCCAGTTTCTGGAGCAGGGTGATATTGAAGAAGCCATGGATGCAGCGCATAAGATTGGTGATGACTATTTACAGAAACGTGCGACCGGGCAGGTGGTACCCGATAGTTTTACCCATGGCAGCAGCCAGCAGCGTATGAAATGGTTTGAAACCGGGTTGAAATCAGGTCAGATCAACGATTGTGATACTTTTAATCAAGCCATTTAA
- a CDS encoding DUF808 domain-containing protein, with amino-acid sequence MASSLLILLDDIATVLDDVAVMSKMAAKKTAGVLGDDLALNAQQVSGVRAERELPVVWGVAKGSFVNKLILVPLALLISVIAPWLINPLLMIGGLFLCYEGVEKVLHSVQHKKATTEEAAEAEFNAIETDLAKFEKEKIKGAIRTDFILSAEIVVISLGTVATAAFGTKVMVLSAIAIIMTIGVYGFVAMIVKIDDLGLYLTKQASGFKQTVGRGLLAFAPKLMKTLTIVGTIAMFLVGGGIITHTIPWFHHFTEDSVDYVQHLPTMGNIIGAVTPTLINLGIGFVAGLLVLIMVSVIQKMKSKSKQA; translated from the coding sequence ATGGCGAGTAGTTTATTAATATTATTAGATGATATTGCAACTGTTTTAGACGACGTTGCTGTCATGAGTAAAATGGCGGCAAAAAAAACCGCAGGCGTATTGGGTGATGATCTGGCACTCAATGCCCAACAGGTGAGTGGTGTGCGTGCAGAGCGTGAACTGCCTGTGGTTTGGGGGGTAGCCAAAGGCTCTTTCGTGAATAAGCTGATTCTGGTGCCTCTGGCCTTGCTGATTAGTGTGATCGCGCCATGGCTTATCAATCCGTTATTGATGATTGGTGGTCTGTTCCTGTGTTATGAAGGGGTAGAAAAAGTGCTGCACAGTGTGCAGCACAAAAAAGCCACGACGGAAGAAGCAGCTGAAGCAGAATTCAATGCCATTGAAACCGATTTGGCCAAGTTCGAGAAAGAAAAAATCAAAGGGGCGATTCGTACCGATTTTATTTTGTCTGCTGAAATTGTGGTGATTTCATTGGGTACCGTTGCAACAGCTGCTTTTGGTACTAAGGTGATGGTGCTGTCAGCCATTGCGATTATCATGACTATTGGGGTGTATGGTTTTGTCGCCATGATTGTCAAAATTGATGATCTGGGATTGTACTTAACCAAGCAGGCATCGGGTTTCAAGCAAACTGTGGGACGCGGTTTGCTGGCGTTTGCCCCAAAACTGATGAAAACTTTGACCATTGTCGGAACCATTGCCATGTTCCTAGTGGGTGGCGGAATTATTACTCATACCATTCCATGGTTTCATCATTTCACTGAAGATTCGGTCGATTATGTACAACACCTTCCTACAATGGGCAATATTATTGGCGCAGTGACTCCGACCTTAATTAATCTGGGGATTGGTTTTGTTGCTGGATTGTTGGTTTTAATTATGGTTAGCGTTATTCAGAAGATGAAGTCCAAGTCAAAACAGGCTTAA
- the trpS gene encoding tryptophan--tRNA ligase has protein sequence MSNQDNRPVILTGDRPTGQLHLGHFVGSLRSRVGLQDSHHQHLLLADAQALTDNADNFEKVRRNIIEVATDYLAVGIDPTKTTICVQSCLPALNELTMLYLNFVTVARLERNPTIKSEIQMRGFERDIPAGFLCYPVAQAADITAFKATVVPVGEDQIPMIEQTNEIVRRLNRQIGHEILPECKALLSNVGRLPGFDGKAKMSKSLGNTIVLDASDKDIKKAVNAMYTDPNHLRIEDPGQVEGNVVFTYLDAFDTNKEELEELKAHYRRGGLGDGTVKKRLEGILKELIGPIRERRMELQKDPDYIMDILKTGTDKCRDITQQTLDEVKAGLGVFHF, from the coding sequence ATGAGTAATCAAGACAATCGTCCTGTTATTTTGACTGGCGACCGCCCAACCGGACAACTTCATTTAGGTCATTTTGTAGGTTCTTTACGTTCACGCGTAGGTTTACAGGATTCTCACCATCAACATCTCCTTCTTGCTGACGCCCAAGCTTTAACCGACAACGCCGATAACTTTGAAAAAGTACGCCGTAATATTATTGAAGTGGCAACAGATTATTTGGCTGTAGGTATTGACCCGACCAAAACCACGATCTGTGTTCAGTCCTGCTTGCCAGCACTGAATGAACTGACCATGTTGTATCTCAACTTCGTCACCGTGGCTCGTCTGGAACGCAACCCGACCATTAAATCTGAAATTCAGATGCGTGGCTTTGAGCGTGACATTCCGGCTGGTTTCCTTTGCTATCCAGTAGCTCAAGCAGCTGACATTACCGCCTTTAAAGCGACTGTAGTGCCAGTAGGTGAAGACCAGATTCCAATGATCGAACAGACCAACGAAATCGTGCGTCGCTTAAACCGTCAGATTGGTCATGAAATTTTACCTGAATGTAAGGCACTGCTTTCCAATGTTGGTCGTTTACCAGGTTTCGACGGTAAGGCAAAAATGTCGAAGTCTTTGGGCAATACCATTGTGCTGGATGCATCTGACAAGGACATCAAAAAAGCTGTGAATGCCATGTATACCGATCCAAATCATTTGCGTATTGAAGATCCAGGTCAGGTGGAAGGCAACGTGGTATTTACTTACCTAGATGCTTTCGATACCAACAAAGAAGAGCTGGAAGAGTTAAAAGCACATTATCGTCGTGGCGGTTTGGGCGATGGTACGGTGAAAAAACGTCTTGAAGGCATTTTGAAAGAACTGATTGGCCCTATTCGTGAACGTCGTATGGAATTACAGAAAGATCCTGACTACATCATGGATATTCTAAAAACCGGGACTGACAAGTGCCGTGATATTACCCAGCAAACGCTTGATGAAGTGAAAGCAGGACTTGGCGTTTTCCACTTCTAA
- the lysS gene encoding lysine--tRNA ligase: MTQHNAQSTSEPHISENDLIAQRHAKLKQIQDHAKETGISPWPNAFKREHYAQDLQDQFAEKSKEEIEAGEHVHVKVAGRVMLNRGSFIVIQDMTGRIQLYVARKELAPEVLETIKSLDLGDIIAVEGYIGRSGKGDLYVHIEQFELLTKSLRPLPDKFHGLTDTEVKYRKRYLDLIVNEETRKTFEIRAKVVSGIRAYLSNERFMEVETPMMHVIPGGASARPFETHHNALDMPLFLRIAPELYLKRLVVGGFERVFEINRNFRNEGVSTRHNPEFTMIEFYQAYADYKDLMALTENMLEKLALDILGTTDVPYGEEVYSFKGPFKKISMFDAILEHNPQFTPENVNDREFLAKFVQEELKEQVKPGFGLGKLQTIVFEETVETKLRQPTFITEYPAETSPLARRNDENPHITDRFEFFIGGRELANGFSELNDPIDQAERFQAQVAEKDAGDDEAMHFDADFIEALEYGLPPTAGEGIGIDRLVMIFANAPSIRDVILFPHMRHKHA; the protein is encoded by the coding sequence ATGACGCAACATAACGCTCAATCGACTTCTGAACCACACATTTCCGAAAACGATTTAATTGCACAGCGTCATGCCAAGTTAAAGCAGATTCAAGACCACGCAAAAGAAACTGGTATTAGTCCATGGCCAAACGCGTTTAAGCGTGAGCACTATGCACAAGACTTACAAGACCAATTTGCTGAAAAATCTAAAGAAGAAATTGAAGCTGGCGAACACGTCCATGTAAAAGTGGCTGGTCGTGTGATGTTGAACCGTGGGTCATTCATCGTGATCCAGGACATGACTGGCCGTATTCAGCTTTATGTTGCACGTAAAGAACTTGCACCTGAAGTACTGGAAACCATCAAAAGCTTAGATCTTGGTGACATCATTGCCGTTGAAGGTTATATCGGCCGTTCAGGTAAAGGTGACCTGTATGTACACATCGAGCAATTTGAACTTTTAACCAAGTCACTGCGTCCACTTCCAGACAAATTCCATGGCTTAACTGATACAGAAGTCAAATACCGTAAACGTTACCTGGATTTAATCGTAAACGAAGAAACCCGTAAAACCTTTGAAATTCGTGCCAAAGTGGTTTCTGGGATTCGTGCCTATTTAAGCAATGAACGCTTCATGGAAGTGGAAACGCCTATGATGCATGTGATTCCAGGTGGTGCTTCTGCGCGTCCATTTGAAACACATCACAATGCGTTAGACATGCCTTTGTTCTTGCGTATTGCACCTGAGCTTTACCTGAAACGTTTGGTGGTAGGTGGTTTTGAGCGTGTATTCGAGATTAACCGTAACTTCCGTAATGAAGGGGTTTCAACCCGTCATAACCCAGAATTCACCATGATTGAATTCTATCAGGCTTATGCAGACTATAAAGACTTGATGGCTTTAACTGAAAATATGCTGGAGAAACTGGCGCTAGATATTTTGGGTACAACTGACGTGCCTTACGGTGAAGAAGTGTATAGCTTCAAGGGTCCATTCAAGAAAATTTCGATGTTTGATGCCATTCTGGAACACAACCCGCAATTTACGCCTGAAAATGTAAATGACCGTGAATTCCTGGCTAAATTTGTTCAGGAAGAATTGAAAGAACAGGTGAAACCTGGTTTTGGCCTGGGTAAACTTCAAACTATCGTATTTGAAGAAACTGTGGAAACCAAACTGCGTCAACCGACATTCATTACCGAATATCCAGCGGAAACTTCTCCATTGGCGCGCCGTAATGATGAAAATCCGCACATTACTGACCGTTTTGAATTCTTCATCGGTGGTCGTGAGCTGGCCAATGGTTTCTCGGAATTAAATGACCCGATTGACCAAGCAGAACGTTTCCAGGCACAGGTAGCTGAAAAAGATGCCGGCGATGATGAAGCAATGCACTTTGATGCAGACTTCATTGAAGCACTTGAATACGGTCTTCCTCCTACAGCAGGCGAGGGTATTGGTATTGACCGTTTAGTGATGATTTTTGCCAATGCACCAAGCATCCGTGACGTGATTTTGTTCCCGCATATGCGTCATAAACATGCATAA
- a CDS encoding IS256 family transposase, whose product MDEATIKSMAAELAKGLKTPEDLNQMTAIFKKFMIETALNTELSEHLGYEKHQPKKGSNARNGFSSKTVLTQDGQLALDIPRDRDGSFEPQIIKKHQTRITSMDDQILSLYAKGMTNREIVAFFKEMYDADVSASLISKVTDAVIEQVTEWQNRTLDSLYPVVYLDCIVVKVRQHSTVINKSVYLALGINLDGQKELLGMWLAQTEGAKFWLSVMTELKNRGVQDILVACVDGLKGFPDAIASVYPHTDIQLCIVHVVRNSLRFVSWKDYKAVTAGLKAIYQASTEENALNSLGIFCDQWNHQYPKIGESWRANWENIRTIFSYPAEIRHAIYTTNAIESLNSVIRHSTKKRKIFSSDDSVKKVIYLATSNAAKKWTMPIQNWRLAMNWFTIQFDDRLKDHL is encoded by the coding sequence ATGGATGAAGCTACAATCAAAAGTATGGCAGCTGAATTAGCTAAAGGTTTAAAAACTCCTGAAGATTTAAACCAAATGACAGCCATATTTAAAAAGTTCATGATTGAAACCGCTCTGAATACTGAGCTTTCTGAACATTTAGGCTATGAAAAGCATCAACCTAAGAAAGGATCTAATGCACGTAATGGTTTTAGCTCCAAAACAGTTCTAACACAAGATGGGCAGCTTGCTTTAGATATCCCTCGTGATCGTGACGGCTCTTTTGAACCACAGATTATTAAGAAGCATCAAACGCGCATTACTAGCATGGATGATCAAATTCTTTCGCTATATGCGAAAGGAATGACAAATAGAGAAATTGTTGCTTTCTTTAAAGAAATGTACGATGCCGATGTATCTGCCTCCCTTATTAGTAAGGTGACGGATGCTGTCATTGAACAAGTGACAGAATGGCAAAATAGAACACTCGATAGTCTTTATCCTGTTGTCTATTTAGATTGCATTGTTGTTAAGGTTCGTCAGCATTCAACAGTAATCAATAAATCAGTTTATTTAGCATTAGGCATTAACCTGGATGGCCAAAAAGAACTTCTTGGCATGTGGCTTGCTCAAACAGAAGGTGCCAAATTCTGGCTGTCAGTCATGACAGAGCTTAAAAATCGAGGAGTGCAAGATATTCTTGTTGCCTGTGTAGACGGGCTAAAAGGCTTTCCTGATGCGATAGCCTCTGTCTACCCTCATACTGATATCCAGCTGTGTATCGTGCATGTTGTACGCAATAGCCTGAGATTTGTGAGCTGGAAGGACTACAAAGCTGTAACAGCAGGATTGAAGGCGATCTATCAAGCAAGTACAGAAGAAAATGCTTTAAATTCCCTAGGTATCTTCTGCGATCAATGGAATCACCAGTATCCAAAAATTGGAGAATCCTGGCGGGCAAATTGGGAAAATATCCGAACGATCTTTAGCTATCCTGCTGAAATACGCCATGCGATTTATACAACAAATGCAATTGAATCATTGAATAGCGTGATTCGCCATTCAACTAAAAAGAGAAAGATCTTCTCTTCTGATGATTCAGTGAAAAAGGTCATTTATTTAGCAACTTCAAATGCTGCTAAAAAATGGACCATGCCAATTCAAAATTGGCGTTTAGCGATGAATTGGTTTACGATTCAGTTCGATGATCGATTAAAAGATCATTTATAA
- a CDS encoding YqiA/YcfP family alpha/beta fold hydrolase: MTTCPLKILFLHGLDSSRESARFHAINADHKYCIDVDYRNLNFQTVANFYREIIAKIQPEILIGHSLGAYWALKMSVLYKIPAIIANPSLSPDFRADYPPISEDDLEHDIAQIAYLELGDEELDMYAVQQQLEPYMQVQAVEGGHHRLASPENINGLLQHMQTYFLKK; encoded by the coding sequence ATGACGACATGCCCTTTAAAAATCCTATTTTTGCATGGACTCGATTCTTCACGTGAATCAGCCAGATTCCATGCTATTAACGCCGATCATAAATATTGTATCGATGTAGATTATCGCAACCTGAATTTTCAAACCGTCGCTAATTTTTACCGGGAAATTATTGCCAAAATTCAACCGGAAATTCTGATTGGCCATAGCTTGGGGGCTTACTGGGCCTTGAAAATGTCAGTCCTATACAAAATTCCGGCGATTATTGCCAATCCCAGCCTAAGCCCAGACTTTCGTGCTGATTATCCACCTATTAGCGAAGATGATCTGGAACATGATATTGCACAAATTGCCTATCTGGAATTAGGCGATGAAGAACTGGATATGTATGCTGTACAACAGCAACTCGAACCCTATATGCAGGTTCAGGCCGTCGAAGGGGGGCATCATCGTTTAGCCAGTCCAGAAAATATCAATGGACTGCTTCAGCATATGCAGACATATTTTCTGAAAAAATAA
- a CDS encoding adenine phosphoribosyltransferase encodes MSNLSTTLWSNIRTVQDFPKPGICFYDLTPLFMGNIELLTDALVASIPAEKLAEVDSFVAVEARGFVLASLLAQRLGKGLLLVRKAGKLPPPVVGVGYSLEYGMDRLEMSADVQAQKIIIVDDVLATGGTLKAVKQLVNKCEHEVLGASVFLDLPDLHNDLGLDIWSVLDEKSQPEQAVA; translated from the coding sequence ATGAGCAATCTGTCTACAACTTTGTGGTCTAACATTCGTACGGTCCAGGATTTCCCTAAACCAGGTATTTGTTTTTATGACTTGACTCCATTATTTATGGGAAACATTGAGTTATTAACCGATGCTTTAGTTGCGAGTATTCCTGCTGAAAAATTGGCAGAAGTCGACAGTTTTGTCGCAGTTGAAGCGCGCGGTTTTGTACTTGCAAGTTTATTGGCGCAACGTTTAGGCAAAGGTTTATTGCTGGTTCGTAAAGCAGGAAAATTACCACCACCAGTGGTTGGTGTCGGTTATAGTCTGGAATATGGTATGGACCGTCTGGAAATGTCGGCTGATGTTCAAGCGCAAAAAATCATTATCGTAGATGATGTGTTAGCCACTGGCGGTACGCTAAAAGCAGTCAAACAGTTAGTGAATAAATGCGAGCATGAAGTTTTAGGGGCAAGTGTTTTTCTGGATTTGCCAGATTTGCATAATGACCTGGGCTTAGATATTTGGTCTGTGTTAGATGAAAAATCGCAGCCAGAACAAGCTGTTGCTTGA
- the rubA gene encoding rubredoxin RubA: protein MKKYQCIVCGWIYDEAEGWPQDGIVAGTKWEDIPDDWTCPDCGVSKVDFEMVEV, encoded by the coding sequence ATGAAGAAATATCAATGCATCGTTTGTGGATGGATTTATGACGAAGCTGAAGGTTGGCCACAAGATGGGATTGTCGCAGGGACCAAATGGGAAGATATCCCGGATGACTGGACCTGCCCGGATTGTGGTGTATCAAAAGTTGATTTCGAAATGGTAGAAGTCTGA
- the rubB gene encoding rubredoxin reductase RubB, translating to MHPIVIIGSGMAGYTAAREFRKLNPEHELVMICADDAVNYAKPTLSNALVGNKAPEQIALGDAAKMATQLNMRIEAHTWVKEIQAAQHQLILEKDGQQSTQPYAKLVLAVGAHPVRVAIAGDGSDDIHVVNNLEDYKAFRKNLDQHHDKRVVILGAGLIGCEFANDLQNTDHQVTVIDLAPQPLGRLLPAHVATSFQEKLEDTGIHFVLGTTVEKVIKVEQGDYQITLANGQSVVADIVLSAIGLHPNLDLAKAADIHCSRGILTNSHLETNQADIYAIGDCAEVNGLLLPYVMPIMQQARALAKTLNGEKTHVHYPAMPVAVKTPAAPLTVLPAPVDVDVNWETEELEDGMIAKALDSENTLRGFVLLGPSAAKQRLLLTKLVPDLIPAAV from the coding sequence ATGCATCCTATCGTCATCATTGGTTCTGGTATGGCCGGCTATACCGCAGCACGTGAATTTCGCAAGCTTAATCCCGAGCATGAGCTGGTCATGATCTGTGCAGATGATGCGGTAAACTATGCCAAACCGACACTTTCCAATGCTTTAGTTGGAAACAAGGCACCTGAACAAATTGCCTTGGGTGATGCAGCTAAAATGGCGACGCAACTGAATATGCGTATTGAAGCCCATACCTGGGTCAAAGAAATTCAAGCAGCCCAACATCAGCTGATTTTAGAAAAAGATGGACAGCAAAGTACTCAGCCTTATGCCAAACTGGTTCTTGCAGTGGGTGCTCATCCTGTTCGCGTAGCGATTGCAGGCGATGGCAGTGATGATATTCATGTCGTCAATAATTTAGAGGACTACAAGGCATTTCGTAAAAATCTGGATCAACATCACGATAAACGTGTAGTGATTTTAGGTGCCGGTCTGATTGGCTGTGAATTTGCCAATGACTTGCAAAACACAGACCATCAAGTGACTGTGATTGATTTGGCTCCTCAACCTTTGGGCCGCCTATTACCCGCCCATGTTGCAACGTCTTTCCAGGAAAAACTTGAGGATACCGGTATTCACTTTGTTCTGGGTACCACGGTTGAAAAAGTCATCAAAGTGGAACAAGGCGATTATCAAATCACGTTAGCCAATGGTCAGTCTGTGGTTGCCGACATTGTGCTTTCTGCGATTGGTTTACACCCGAATCTGGACTTAGCAAAAGCTGCTGATATTCATTGCAGTCGCGGTATTTTGACCAATAGCCATCTGGAAACCAACCAGGCAGATATTTATGCCATTGGGGACTGCGCCGAAGTCAATGGTTTGCTGTTGCCGTATGTCATGCCAATTATGCAACAGGCACGTGCCTTAGCCAAAACCTTGAATGGTGAAAAAACCCATGTGCATTACCCGGCAATGCCGGTTGCGGTCAAAACACCTGCGGCACCTCTTACAGTACTTCCTGCACCTGTGGACGTTGATGTAAACTGGGAAACAGAAGAACTCGAAGATGGAATGATTGCTAAAGCGCTCGATAGTGAAAATACATTACGTGGTTTTGTCTTGTTGGGACCAAGTGCTGCCAAACAGCGTTTGCTTCTCACAAAACTGGTGCCGGACTTGATTCCTGCTGCAGTTTAA
- the estB gene encoding esterase EstB, with protein sequence MDSALSFTGSPYTSFMHETKVNLGNGVELHVEMGGNPEHPAIILIMGLGAQMLFWPDFFCKSLIDQGYRVIRFDNRDIGLSSKIRHSGPRLNTLKLMGRFALGLQNQGAPYNLYNMAEDAALLIDRLGLQQVSVIGASMGGMIAQILAAKHPQKVSNLGLMFTSNNQPLLPPPFPKQLFGLIGRPESTDEEGIVNHSVKVFNIIGSPGYINQLEIIQTARKLYQRSYYPAGVLQQFLAILCTGSLLQLGKQIQQPTLVVHGSRDRLLPPSHGKAVAKAITDAKFELIEGMGHDIPPHFIPYLSGLFADHFKSKH encoded by the coding sequence ATGGATAGCGCACTCAGTTTTACGGGTTCTCCCTATACATCTTTTATGCATGAAACCAAAGTCAATTTAGGTAATGGCGTTGAACTTCATGTGGAAATGGGTGGAAATCCGGAACATCCTGCCATCATACTGATTATGGGTTTAGGTGCGCAAATGTTGTTTTGGCCTGATTTTTTCTGCAAATCCCTGATTGACCAAGGTTATCGCGTAATTCGTTTTGACAACCGCGATATTGGCTTGTCTTCCAAAATCCGTCATTCTGGTCCACGTCTCAACACATTGAAATTGATGGGACGTTTTGCCTTAGGCTTACAAAATCAAGGTGCGCCCTATAACTTATATAATATGGCAGAAGATGCAGCACTACTAATTGATCGTTTGGGTCTGCAACAAGTCTCGGTCATTGGCGCTTCCATGGGAGGCATGATTGCACAAATTCTGGCAGCAAAACATCCACAAAAAGTCAGTAATCTGGGCCTGATGTTTACTAGTAACAATCAGCCGCTGTTACCGCCGCCTTTTCCCAAACAGCTGTTTGGCCTGATTGGCAGACCAGAATCGACTGATGAAGAAGGCATTGTGAACCATAGCGTGAAGGTATTTAACATTATTGGCTCACCTGGATATATCAATCAACTGGAAATTATTCAGACAGCACGCAAATTATATCAACGAAGTTACTATCCAGCGGGTGTACTTCAACAGTTTTTAGCAATATTATGTACAGGTTCTTTGCTACAATTGGGTAAGCAAATTCAGCAACCTACCCTCGTGGTACATGGCTCTCGTGATCGTTTATTGCCACCGAGTCATGGCAAAGCAGTTGCAAAGGCAATTACTGATGCTAAGTTTGAATTAATTGAGGGAATGGGGCATGATATCCCACCGCATTTTATTCCATATCTGAGCGGATTATTTGCTGATCACTTTAAATCAAAACATTAG
- the oxyR gene encoding LysR family transcriptional regulator OxyR has protein sequence MAALPSLRQLSYLVTLSETLHFTEAARRSFVTQSTLSGGIMELERLLGGVLVERDRQNVRLTPLGEQVVARARVLLADAQDLMRLSREMSEPLTGDLHLGIIPTIAPFILSQLLDEVHKQLPKIQLHLHEAQSEKIVEKLEHGNLDMIVLALPFDTRGLKVAEIAKENLYLVYHKADQNAQNARNLDDLDLSRLVLLEEGHCLRNHVLSACPIGERKNDHRLKASSLPTLIEMVCSDLGFTLLPEIAIHTHMIKANSDLVVKPIEAAPSRTLALVTRKSTPLQSEFDVLLQILQKITQTLH, from the coding sequence ATGGCTGCATTACCCTCTTTAAGACAGCTGTCATACCTCGTTACACTGTCTGAAACGCTGCATTTTACTGAAGCTGCGCGCCGTTCATTTGTGACCCAGTCAACCTTGTCTGGCGGGATCATGGAGTTAGAGCGCTTGCTAGGTGGAGTACTTGTTGAACGCGATCGCCAAAATGTACGTTTAACTCCGCTTGGTGAACAGGTTGTTGCACGAGCCCGTGTTCTTTTGGCAGATGCCCAAGACCTGATGCGTTTAAGTCGTGAAATGAGCGAACCTTTAACAGGTGATCTACATTTAGGGATTATTCCCACAATTGCACCTTTTATTCTGTCGCAACTGCTAGATGAAGTGCATAAACAACTTCCTAAAATTCAGCTGCACTTGCACGAAGCACAAAGTGAAAAAATTGTCGAAAAACTCGAACATGGTAATTTGGACATGATCGTGTTGGCATTGCCTTTTGATACACGTGGCTTAAAAGTTGCAGAAATTGCAAAAGAAAATCTGTATCTGGTTTACCATAAAGCGGATCAGAATGCACAGAATGCCCGCAATTTGGATGATCTGGATTTATCGCGCTTAGTATTACTTGAAGAAGGTCATTGTTTACGCAACCATGTGTTAAGTGCCTGTCCAATTGGTGAACGCAAAAATGATCATCGCTTAAAAGCAAGTTCATTACCGACACTGATAGAAATGGTTTGTTCAGACTTAGGCTTTACCCTGCTTCCTGAAATTGCGATTCATACCCATATGATTAAAGCCAATTCAGACTTGGTGGTGAAACCTATAGAGGCAGCGCCAAGCCGTACCCTTGCCCTGGTGACACGTAAAAGTACCCCATTGCAAAGCGAGTTTGATGTCCTGTTGCAAATCTTGCAAAAAATCACACAGACTCTTCATTAA
- the tnpA gene encoding IS66-like element accessory protein TnpA, with translation MTTNNQTSIASLAKKRRTYSAEFKQQIVQACKAPDVSIASVALQHGLNTNLVSKWIRLIDAKPGSDRSPLPNKPAFIALSCSAPLDPTPTDMLKVQITLPHSKAEIGLKWQVSEIPALAELLKVLAT, from the coding sequence ATGACTACAAATAATCAGACATCCATCGCATCTCTTGCGAAAAAACGAAGAACATACAGTGCTGAATTTAAACAGCAGATCGTTCAGGCTTGTAAAGCACCGGACGTTTCAATTGCTTCAGTCGCTTTGCAACATGGATTGAATACAAATCTTGTATCCAAATGGATTCGCTTAATTGATGCTAAGCCAGGGAGTGATCGCTCACCACTACCGAATAAACCTGCATTTATTGCCTTATCTTGCTCTGCACCATTAGATCCTACTCCTACTGACATGTTAAAAGTTCAAATTACTTTACCCCACTCAAAAGCAGAAATTGGCTTGAAATGGCAAGTATCAGAAATACCTGCCTTGGCAGAATTACTCAAGGTGCTGGCAACATGA